In Ovis aries strain OAR_USU_Benz2616 breed Rambouillet chromosome 22, ARS-UI_Ramb_v3.0, whole genome shotgun sequence, the DNA window AGCTACAAATAAACTTTATTTGATGTAatgtaataaaacattttcaaatttaacaACATTTACCTGACCAGAACGAATCATTTAAATTATGGATATAAGTATATACAGTTACTTCAGCAAATCCGCGGTTCAGGAATTGGTACAAGCTTTATCAGAAAGGACAGTGCCCACCTCCCCTTTCAGAGAGGCAGACCTTTCCTTGTGTGTGATAAGAAGCGAAGTCAGTGAAAGTTGGGAGAAATCTGCCATCCGTGCTGGAATTCCACATTATCCTGTGAGAAAACAGCTACACGTATTGCAGGGAAACAATATTCTCTTTCCATTCTCTCTTGTCAAATGAAGGTTTCCATTCATTTTGTCCCCTTAGAGGTACTCTTCTctgatctattttctgtctccctAACTCATTATTACAtagaaccattaaaaaaaaaaataccaagtaCAAAGTGAACTTTTCCATGTCCTGACCTGCCCTGAATATCTACCCACTTTAGGGAGGGACACGGGAGAAGAACAGAATTGACCAGGCACACATGTGATTTCAGATACAGAGAACACAAATACCAACCCTCTAGAAGGAACAGAATGGTACTACAGAGGCTTCCCAGCACTGCCCCAGGTGACCGCTGGGGCACACATACAACGCTGCTCAATGAGAATTAGCACAAGGACACTCCATCTCCAAAAGCATCACAGCCTGGCATGGAAACCCCATTGTTACCATCCTTTCCCCCCCAAACCTCAGAATTAGGAGCCAGCCCGCAGGCCCACAGCACCCAGGTGTAAAGAACAGTCACAAGTTCTGTGCCAACCATCATGTTCATGTCCAGGGCAGGAAGGCAGCCCTCGCTCTCCATCCAGGGAAAACTCCTCACAGGAGGAATGCCCCTCCCCTCTCAGAAGCCCCCAGGAGAAGAGTGAGCGAgcgtgataaaaaaaaaaaaaaaaaaagctttattcagGTTTTAAAATTCTCTCCATCCTGAGCTCTGTTCCTGAGTTACTCCAGAACGAGAAGcgagttaaaaaagaaaggaggctggtggggacATCACAAGGACCCTGCAAAAAAGCCAAACTGTTTGACAGAAGCTTTGAACGGACACTGCTCTGGGAGATCATTTGTAGTAGCTGATGACTGGGTTCTGTTTTCTAATGTGGACATGCAATGTATTCATCACTAGGCTTACCGCAGTGGGCCGAGGAAAACACCCTCTGTCCCACAGCAAAATACATCTGTCTCATGAAtgattcctgaatattcaccacAAGGCCTAGACTCAAAAGCATGGGAAGTGTGCACTGGAACTTCTTCACTTGCACAGACTTGAACAGAAGCAAAGCACCAGAAACTGTGTTCTTTCTGGAACTCAGTTCTGTGTGTGCACTTGCAGCTGAGCCGATCAGGCCATTTTCACGTGCATACAGTAGCACGGATCCACAGAAAACAAGGAGAGGCTACCATCCCTCTCACGACATACTCTCAACAGTGGACATACTCTGCTGGTCATGTCTTAGCCATCCCAAGAAAGGACAGACGCCGCATTCCATTCCGAAGTCTCGGCAAATGATCGCATTCTGTTTCCACCTCTGTCTTGCCTTGTTTATTTCATCTCCATTATTCTGCTTTTGATCATGAATCATGACTTTTTTTCTACAGTAGTCACAGTTTTgtctacagagagagagagagagagagagagaaagaggatgcAAGAAAATGATTTAGCAGAACTGTAATTGTGAGTTTTGTGGTGGGTGGATTTAATTCTTACAGCATTTGATAATTTGAATTATTTGTGGTTTCTAAGGGGATATGAGCTTCTAAGGGGGAAGAAAAATTGCTATGACTCTTGTCATATATTTCGTAACATCTGCAAGTTGCAGAGGCCttaatatatttgcaaatcagcTCCAGATAACCCATTTAGAAGTTCACTTTTATAATATAGCCCCAAATGGCTCTATTCTCAATAATCCTTTCAAAATACTACTGCACTTGCTGTGCCTGAAAAGAATAACGATATCTACAATGGGAAGTGTCCTCCTCTTCAAACTTAGAAGGGTGCATTACAGTAAACCATCTGTGCAGAGACTCAGAAGCCCCTCCTTCCTAGCTTCCTTCCTCCCAGATTCACAGAAATGGCATGAGTCAGGAGAAGTCTTAGCCAACAGCTGCAGAAAAGTCCCTTTCTCCTTAGTGCAGAGGCAAATCCCTCTAAACGCCTCTAACTCAGTACCTTCACAGGACGTCTCAACTTACCAAACTACATCTCTGTGCTTGAGAGCTGGGTCTCAGAGGGTTTGGGgcctctgcctccccatcccattgaAAGTACCTCCCCACGTGGCTGTCAAGACTTGAGGAGTCTCCCTGGTGACAGGATCAGTTTCTCCATAAGACACCAACTCTCAATTTGTTCCTCACCCCCACCACGGTGCCTGAGGGGAAGCACCATGCTCTGGCTTTGACCCACGGATCCAGGCTGCTGGGTAGCTAGGAAAAGGCACTGAGAAGAGGCtgtgtccccctcccccagggctctACACTTACTCTtgccccagggcctctgcctcTTCTCCGTACAGGGGAGACTGCAGTTCCTCTGAGGCTCACAGCGGCTCATGAGCTTTACTGAATCCCTCAGGCTCCAGCACCATCTCTGAAGCTCCCCTTTCCTCACAACCTACCTGTTAGTTTCCAAATGTCCAGACATCCTGGGTCTCTTTCCCAGTCTGGATGCCCACCTTCCTCGGGCAGGCCTCATCACTTTTATGTTGGTCTCCTACCTGTTTCCCTTCTCCTACTGTGAACTCCTATTTATCCAGTAGATCTTTTCTCACTCCAGCTCAAAAACCTTCATTCCTCTCCCCACCCATTTTGCCCACATGCCCTCCAAGTTGACCCCAATCTACCCAGCTTCCAGGTCCTACTGAAGACACAGCCAAGGGTCTTATTGTGTCTCTGTCCACTTCTAAGTCCCTCTGTCCATACTGTCCCCTCTTCTTGGAGTAGCCCCCAACCCACCTCCACCTCTGCCATCCCTTAATCCTACTCTTTATTCAAGACCCACCCCAAAGATCATCTCCTTCATGATGATATTTCCTTCATCATGGATATTTTCTTCCTAAGACATCCCCCTGAGGCTTATTTTTCTTGTAGACATGTTTATACTGCTTGATTTTATCTTGTGCTGTGTGTATTTAACTGTCtactaagaaaacaaacaaaaatattagaaagaagCAAGTGAGGTCAATTGCCTCCCTTTCTTACTTTAAAGAGACGCTACAAAGTTAAAATGTAGGCAAATACAAAGCAGGAAGTGAACAAGTTATTATTAGTACTAATTgatgatttaataaaaataaagagctgAATTTCAGCTCCAATGATGAGGAAAATACTACTCAGgggaaagaaaattaatgaaacaacCAACTTTTTGTTTGGCTTTGTCTTTAAGACAACATCCTACCACAGACATCCAGGGTTTCAAGAGCCGTGATGTATCTTCGCAATTTTCAACAGGAcccatttcatcttttttttttttaatcactagtaAGTGATCCCTTGCCCATAAAGACAAGGCAGATTCAGTCTGAATTCCTAAGCTTCAGTACTCACCATGGAGCAGCATTCAGGACAAGAACTCAAGAGGCCTCCGCTACAACTGCAATGGGCAGGGACTGTAAGAGTCTTTTTgctgggaagaagggagaagggaaggcagaGCTTCTTGAAAACAATATCATGACATTTTTTTACACGGAAGTATTTTAGAAATTGCTGTTCAATACTGTTCACAGTAATGGTGTTGAAGAACAAAAGTCATCCAAATGTGACACTTAAAAGCCATTTAGCTTTTTGGCAATTCAAAGCAAATCCATAAATAAAgtcatcaaatttaaaaaaaaaaaaaagtccctgctTCTATCACATTATCACATTTGGTTTTATATTATCCGTATCTGGATACTTGTGAAAAGGTGACAAAGGCTATAATTTAGGGTAGTACATTATAATTACCAGTGAAGTATTTATAGCCTTTTCCCTCTATTCACTCCCTAGCCAAGGAAGACTCCCGAGTGCCTGCCAGACTCCTGAGCCTCCCATTATGCAGATcaaaaaaatggggaaatattTGGAAGCAGCAATACACAAGCTAGTAGATTGTTTATACAGGAAAGGAGGAAAACTATTAtataggaggaaaaaataaagccaaGAAGATGGAGTTGGGGCAAAAGTAAAAGAGACTAGAATCTAAGCAGCCAGAGGAGGCGGGATGGAAAGAGGCCTGGAGAGATTGTAAGGAGCAGCCCAGAGTCTCTAGGTTGGCCAAGAAATGTGTGTGCTAGAAAGACAGGGAGGGGGAACAAAGGCTTGTAAGATTTGCTGTGAGCTATGGACTGGATGCCAGATCATTACTCCAGAGACTCGAGCAGAGTTAGGATTGACTTGGGTTATCCAGCTGGTGTTTACTTGAATGCAGCTGTGCAGAGCGTGGACCACAGCAGGGGTTCTGGTTGCTAGTCATTTACCAGCCACCACTCCCTCCACGTCTACAGCCACCCCAGCCCACTGGATCCGTGAGCTTCCAGAGGCAAGGGCTGCCACTTGGTTGTCTTTCTATCACTGCCATGCCTGGTGCCATGCCTTGTACACAACAGGCTCTCAAATATTTCTGGAGAAAACAAGCCAATGAAGAGATGCCTTAATTCCAACCTCTACCTTCTAATTCATTCCACATGATACCACCAAATCAGTCTCATGGTTTTGGTGACTTCGTTTTCCATACTTGCAGAGATTTGGTCAATGGCTTCCTTCTGCCCACAGGAGGATTTTTGAACCTTAGCATTATGGACATTTTGGGCTGGGTAATTATTTGCTGTGGGGGCTGCCTGAGTAAgacaggatgtttagcagcatcctcaGCCTCTACCCACCAGATGCTAGGAGGTCTTCCCCTTCCCTATCTGAGACAACCAGAAACATCTtcagacattgtcaaatgtccCTGGAGTGCAAATTAACCCTGGTTAAGAACCATTTGCCTACACGAAAAATCCCTAAAATTTCTGGGACTGGAATGGAATTTAATGATTTAATTTATTTGATCTTTCCATTATGATCTCTAAATCTCCCCTACAACAATGCTTCAGTCAGCCTGTCCCTTGCATAAAGTCTCACGTCGACACCTCTATAGGAAATGTCCCCTTCATGAGGAATGCATCTCTAGTCTCCCGTAGTCGTAAATGCTTTGACCCTGATAGTCATATTTGAGCCCATTTAGGAAGTATTCCCTGGTCAGAGGTAAGGATATCACTGAGCTATTTTCCTCTCCTTTGAATCTTATAGCTTTTCCTGTCTCCAATTTCCTTGTGTTCTCAATACAAAAAGAGTAAATGAGCTTGTGCGTGTGTTTACGTATAGTCTGTGCAATAGAAATACATGCACTATGGCAAGAAAGACATCGTATGTTTTCTGTATCCTCCTTCATGCTTGACACAGTTAtaaacaagaatttaaaaatgagtcCTCCCACATTGGAACTGAAAAGAAAACTGCCTGCCATAGAATTTTTTCAATAGCAGCTATTGCAACTAATTAGAAATCTCCTAGAGTTAATGAATACTTAGATCCATCATCCCAAATGATTTTAACATTCCATAATTCTAAATAAACATCAATAATTAAACATTTAGACAGAAAGAGATGTAATGAGGACACAATCATTTTCTGAGACCAGGGAAGAGCAAACTATGACTTGTAGGCCAAATCCAGATTGCCACCtgtttttacaaataaagttttatttgtatATCACCATATTCATTTGGTCACTTGTGTCTAGGACTTGTTGCTCACTACAACGACAGAAATAAGTATTTTCAGTGGAGACCATATGGctagaaaaacttaaaatatttaccatctggcccttCACAGTGAAAGTTGGCTGATCCTTGTGTTAGATTAACAGGAAAACTAATACCTAAGACTCCACACTAGCTAAAGATGCAGAGGCAAATATCTTTTGATGTTATGTTAGCTaaaacacttttataaaagtcATAGCAGCATGgaagttaaaaatacatttgaacaCAGATGTCCAGAGCTCAAATTCAGCTCCCCATGCAAGACTCTGAAAAATTATTTGACCTCCCCAACAGAAGGAAGATAAAGGAAACCAATCTCCCATAAGGTTTTAAGAATTTAAATCACATAATTCACATGGAATGCTTAGAAGAATATCTGAGAGTGAATCATCAATAAATGTGGGTAACTATTATTTTAAACTGGAAAACCTATTTGTACGATGTTTGAAAAATTAGCATTTTTTGAATTATGTGTGAATTATTAGCTAAAGTAATTGATAAAATTATCCCCGAGTTCTTTGACTGTGTATAAGGAAAACTTAACACAGTGGTGTTTTCTAGTTCAGCACCTCAGTGGTTCTTTCCTAGTTTCTGCACTGGCTGCTTAACTGGACCCCCTGCCATCAGTCTTCTTATTTTATCTGTTCTTCTCACTACTGCCAGAGAGACTTTCTTCAAACACCTCTTTCAGCATGTTACTCCTGGGAACTGAAACCAACACGCTTTCCTGCTCCTGTGCTGAACAATTCTGGAGCCAGGCAAAAGAACCCAGTACTTGTTACAGGAAATAGTTGCTCCTAAAAGATAAGACTGCACACCAACTGAACTAGCTTACTCCTCAAGACTGACAGTTTGCTCATGAAAAGTGGTTTCAAGGTCCTCACTCAGCTATACCCACCAATGCAAAGTTATCACATCATAAACTCTGCCCAGTCCTCACTTCTCTGCCCTAGCACTACCCGGCCCAAGCTCCCAAACTCTATCAAcaacatttgtttatttcctcATCAGAGAAATGACCAAGACTCTGTCAAGGAGGTGTCCTCTCAAACTGCATAAGTCTAGTAAACTTAACTTCCTCCTATTAATGGGTTTTTCTAAACATCTTCTTAGTGAACTAATGGTTAAAATCCCCAGCTCAAAACATCCACAAGCTCATTGCTACTATAGACTGAAGTCATCTGACAGGTAGTGCTACACAATAGTTAAGAGCACATGCACTGGGCTGATTCATACCATATCTACCACTCGGGACTATGTAATCTTAGGCCGTTACTTTTATGTTCCAAGCCTGTTATTCTTCTGAAAACTGGGGGTGCCAGAAGCAACTAGTTTACAGGTGGAATGATAAACACCATGATAGCATCTGGTAGGTATTCAACAATTGCTAGAAATTATTACTAGATTCTACAAACAGAAATTTGGCTAAGACATGGCTCTTTCCCTGAAGGAATTTAGAACCTGGACCTGGTGGATACACACTAGTGGTTGATTCAGTAAGAATCTTATAAACCTGGAAAGATCCTTGGCAATATAGGTCGCTCATTGCATATATTCTGAAACCAAGACTGTATTCTTttataatgaaattttatttattttttgatgcaaCATGGGgaatttccccaaccaggaatcaaacttgtgtccccgcCAAcggaagttcagagtcttaaccactggaccatcagggaagtccttgtattctttcaaaaaaaaaatctaattttttattatgaaCAAGTTCTTATGTACAAAACAGGGTATAgaatagaagtaaaaataaatacctGTGAAGCTATTTCACAGCTCAAGAATTAGCATATCTGTAGTCTTACAACTTTGAGTTCCTAGGACAGGAAATGATGATCTCTGGTTTCCCTTATCCATATTAGGGAGATGTTTCTGCCTCCTTCATCCTGGTGATGAGTTAGAGAACAAGCTGAGTTCCTTGAGGTTTTCGGAGTCGTTTGGTGTGTATCCTAGTTGGGAGCTCTGGAGTCTACCATAACCCATGAGGGCACTTTGGGACCCTATTCCCCCGAGATAGCTGAGAGCACCGAAGTCTCCTTGGCCACCTTGATTACACATAAAAGCAGTCTAGTATATGGACAGCATCTGGAGGTAAGATTCACATGATGTGGGATCTAGACCCAGAGGTACCACTAATCACTGCATGATAGCTCACTCGCCATGACCCAGTTATGTCTTCTGTCAAAGGAAGGGACTGGACACGATGACTGGGAAGGTCCTTCTCAGCTACAGTGGTCCAGGATTCTCCGGCCAATTCCAAAGAACAAGGTTCAGTGAAGAGGGACACCTCTTGTCTCACCTTCAACACTGATCTATTCTCTAACCAGCACCTTCTATTTCCTCAATCTAGCTTATTTCCCCTCACTTTTCAAGTATGAAAATGTCTCCTCTACctcaaatttaaaacaaaatcttcaTTGGACCTGATGACTTTGCTATGATGTCTCCTTCCTTCTTCACAATACCAAATTAATCCACATGTGTGTTATATTTCCTTATCACCACAGGCTCTTTGTGGTCCTTTTCCAGACTCCAACGTCCTATTATAATTGCTTCTTGAAAAGTCACTAATCGCTTCCTAGACAAACTCAACGACTCTCTTATCAGTTCCCAACTCCTAAAGCTGGGTAGCACTTTCTGAAAACTCTGTACCTATCAAGGCTTTGCTCCACCCTGGCATTTCCCCACACTAACCACTCCCTACTGCCTCAGACaacttcttttctctttactAGATGTAAGAGTAATAACAACTAAAATGGTAATGTTACAAGAATTAGAGCTATAAGGACCTAAGGTGAATATTATtttcagagaaaggagaaaacacaTCACCTTCCTTGTCAGCCATGGCATCAGCTGCGATTCATCAGCAAATCACTCTCTTCTTCCAATCCAACTGAATACCTATCTTTGGCTTTTGGAACTCTATGGGGTGGAACACTAGAGTACAGTATTCTGGACTCAAATCTGATACACTTGGGAGAAAATAAGCTTGCTACTGGTTCTGGAAGCTTTCTGCCATGTGCTTCAGAAAGGAGGTCCATGAAAGGGTTGgggaaatagaaggaaacagTGATAAAGGACCTTACGGCACGAGCTCAGGCCTCTCCGGCCTCTCGGCGAGCTTCAGGGCCTCGTGCATGCCTGCTGCCGAGAGTTTCCGGTTGATGTTCCGGTACTGGCACTGGAGCAGGCTGCGGTAGGTGGTCCTCAGGTCCCGGTTGAAGAAGGCATATATAAAGGGGTTGATGAGAGAGTTTGCATAGCCCAGCCACAGACATGTCCTCTCCACCCACAGCGGGATGCAGCTGCAGGCGATGCCGCAGATGAAGGGCCTGGCAGTCGAGAGGAGGAAAAATGGCAGCCAGCACACGGTGAAGGCCCCGACGATGATGCCCAGGGTGGTGGCTGCTTTCTGCTCCCTCTTAAAGATGGAGATGTTTTTCCTTTCGTGTTTGAGGAGCCTCGAAAGGTTTGCACACTCCTCTACCTCCTTCTGGAGCTTCACCATGCCATTGAGGGAGATGACGCTGTCGGGCTCCTCTGGCCGGGGGAAGCCAGGGAACTTGTGTTTGGCGGCGCTCTTCCTGGCGGCTTTGTAAATCTGGTAGTACATGAAAAGCATGACGGACATGGGGATATAAAATGCCACTGCAGTGGAGTAAATCGTGTAGCCAAAGTCCTGGCTGATCAAGCACACCTTGCCGTCATTGACGTTCTGAGCCCAGCCAAAGAGCGGCGGTAAAGTGATGGAGGCGGACAGAAGCCAGACGGAGAGGATCATCTTGGCCATGCACTTCCCGTTCTGCCTCACAGGGTAAGTCAGCGGCCTCGTGATACCAAGGTACCTGGGAGAGAAGTGGGAA includes these proteins:
- the HTR7 gene encoding 5-hydroxytryptamine receptor 7 yields the protein MMDVNSSGRPDLYGHLRSFFLPEVGRGLPDLSPDGAGPVAGSWAPHLLHGVVEVTASPGPIRDAPRDNTSGCWEQINYGRAEKVVIGSILTLITLLTIAGNCLVVISVCFVKKLRQPSNYLIVSLALADLSVAVAVMPFVSVTDLIGGEWIFGRFFCNVFIAMDVMCCTASIMTLCVISIDRYLGITRPLTYPVRQNGKCMAKMILSVWLLSASITLPPLFGWAQNVNDGKVCLISQDFGYTIYSTAVAFYIPMSVMLFMYYQIYKAARKSAAKHKFPGFPRPEEPDSVISLNGMVKLQKEVEECANLSRLLKHERKNISIFKREQKAATTLGIIVGAFTVCWLPFFLLSTARPFICGIACSCIPLWVERTCLWLGYANSLINPFIYAFFNRDLRTTYRSLLQCQYRNINRKLSAAGMHEALKLAERPERPELVP